Proteins co-encoded in one Mycobacterium mantenii genomic window:
- a CDS encoding enoyl-CoA hydratase/isomerase family protein has product MSQGADTAGAEGPVTVHRDGAVLLVTLDRPSRRNSLTQLMIRSLVDALTDAAADDSLRAVHIRGAGDDFCAGADWVASNDPGGERPRTGDLVRRIPHAAHRVIELVAGIQLPVVCSVRGWAVGFGCNLALAADFTVAADDAVFWEPFLDRGFSPDSGSTWLLPRLVGLARARRMLLLGEKVGAPDAADWGLIHQTVSGSDLDRAAEELVGRLATGPTAAIGLAKQALNFGQHATLSQSLTQELFNLELSCRTSDFKEGLEAFRQRRDPDFRGR; this is encoded by the coding sequence GTGAGTCAGGGGGCCGACACGGCCGGTGCCGAGGGTCCGGTAACAGTGCACCGCGACGGTGCGGTGTTGCTGGTTACGCTCGATCGTCCTTCCCGACGTAATTCGTTGACGCAGTTGATGATCCGGTCGTTAGTCGACGCACTCACCGATGCCGCCGCCGACGATTCGCTGCGGGCCGTGCACATCCGTGGCGCCGGCGACGACTTCTGCGCCGGCGCCGACTGGGTGGCCTCCAACGATCCCGGCGGCGAACGCCCCCGCACGGGGGACCTGGTGCGGCGGATCCCCCATGCCGCGCACCGCGTGATCGAGCTCGTCGCAGGCATCCAGCTCCCGGTGGTGTGCAGCGTGCGGGGCTGGGCCGTGGGATTCGGCTGCAATCTCGCGCTGGCCGCCGACTTCACCGTGGCCGCCGACGACGCGGTCTTCTGGGAGCCGTTCCTCGACCGCGGGTTCAGCCCGGACTCGGGGTCCACCTGGCTTCTGCCCCGGCTCGTCGGCCTGGCGCGGGCCAGGCGCATGCTGCTGCTCGGCGAGAAGGTGGGCGCGCCGGACGCGGCCGACTGGGGATTGATTCACCAAACGGTAAGCGGCTCCGACCTCGACCGTGCCGCCGAGGAGTTGGTCGGCCGGCTGGCCACCGGGCCGACGGCGGCGATCGGGCTGGCCAAACAGGCGCTGAACTTCGGCCAGCATGCGACGCTCAGCCAGTCGCTGACCCAGGAGCTGTTCAACCTGGAATTATCCTGCCGAACAAGCGATTTCAAGGAGGGCTTGGAGGCCTTCCGCCAGCGACGGGATCCGGATTTTCGTGGACGGTAA
- a CDS encoding enoyl-CoA hydratase/isomerase family protein, with translation MPTDSFDMIKYEVDGHTATITLNRPDALNALSPHMITELRAAYDEAENDDNVWLIIVTGTGRAFCTGADVKEIPEDGKVIYERPYLSTYDQWEAPQEGTPPFRTMAKPVLTAVNGICCGAGMDWVTTTDIVIASEQATFFDPHVSIGLVAGRELVRVSRVLPRSIALRMALMGKHERMSAGRAYELGLISEIVEHDRLLERAHEIADIVNSNAPLAVRGTRLAILKSLNVPLHEAEILAETFRERVLRTEDAQEGPRAFVEKRKPNWQCR, from the coding sequence ATGCCCACTGATTCGTTCGACATGATCAAGTACGAGGTCGACGGGCACACCGCGACCATCACCCTGAACCGTCCGGACGCCCTCAATGCGCTCAGCCCGCACATGATCACCGAGCTTCGCGCCGCCTACGACGAGGCCGAAAACGACGACAACGTCTGGCTGATCATCGTCACCGGCACCGGCCGCGCGTTCTGCACCGGCGCCGACGTCAAGGAGATACCCGAAGACGGCAAGGTGATCTACGAGCGGCCCTACCTGTCGACGTACGACCAATGGGAGGCGCCGCAGGAGGGCACGCCCCCGTTTCGCACCATGGCTAAGCCCGTGCTGACCGCGGTGAATGGAATCTGCTGTGGCGCCGGCATGGATTGGGTCACCACGACCGACATCGTCATCGCTTCGGAGCAGGCGACCTTCTTCGATCCGCATGTCAGCATCGGGCTGGTGGCCGGCCGGGAACTGGTGCGGGTGTCTCGGGTGTTGCCCCGCTCGATCGCGCTGCGAATGGCCCTGATGGGCAAGCACGAGCGGATGAGCGCCGGGCGCGCCTACGAGCTCGGGTTGATCAGCGAGATCGTCGAGCACGACCGCCTGCTGGAACGGGCCCACGAGATCGCCGATATCGTGAATTCCAATGCGCCGCTGGCTGTCCGGGGGACACGACTGGCGATCCTCAAGAGCCTCAACGTGCCGCTGCACGAGGCGGAGATACTCGCCGAAACCTTCCGCGAGCGCGTGCTGCGCACCGAGGACGCGCAGGAAGGCCCCAGGGCGTTCGTCGAGAAGCGCAAACCGAATTGGCAATGCCGATGA
- a CDS encoding enoyl-CoA hydratase/isomerase family protein, translated as MPMSFETILLEVDADDHVATITLNRPGQLNAFNRTMCEEMARAWRMVKFDDSVHAVVLRASGDRAFSAGLDIKKPYGQPENVWNHEDPGELLSPKWQKMWKPVVCAVQGMCTAGAFYFINESDVVICSEDATFFDSHVSAGLVCALEPIGLMRRIGLGETLRIALMGNDERVSADTALRIGLVSEVVGAEALWDRAHEIAAAIAAKPPAATQGTVKAIWESLDKPYRAALDQGLIYTRLGNPLGTAELAAQHDSPARGATWTPKIR; from the coding sequence ATGCCGATGAGCTTCGAAACCATTCTGCTCGAGGTCGACGCGGACGACCACGTCGCCACGATCACGCTGAATCGCCCGGGGCAACTCAACGCGTTCAACCGCACCATGTGCGAGGAGATGGCCCGCGCGTGGCGGATGGTCAAATTCGACGATTCGGTGCATGCGGTGGTGTTGCGCGCCTCCGGCGACCGGGCGTTCAGCGCCGGGCTGGATATCAAGAAACCGTACGGCCAGCCCGAAAACGTTTGGAACCATGAGGATCCCGGGGAACTGCTCAGCCCCAAATGGCAGAAGATGTGGAAACCGGTGGTGTGTGCGGTTCAGGGCATGTGCACCGCGGGGGCGTTCTACTTCATCAACGAATCCGACGTGGTCATCTGCTCGGAAGATGCCACCTTCTTCGATTCGCACGTATCTGCCGGGCTGGTCTGCGCGCTGGAACCGATCGGCCTGATGCGGCGCATCGGCCTGGGCGAGACGTTGCGCATCGCACTGATGGGAAACGACGAACGAGTCAGCGCGGACACGGCGCTGCGCATCGGGTTGGTATCGGAAGTGGTTGGCGCCGAGGCGCTGTGGGATCGTGCCCACGAGATCGCGGCCGCCATCGCCGCCAAGCCGCCGGCCGCGACCCAGGGCACCGTCAAGGCAATCTGGGAATCGCTGGACAAACCGTACCGCGCCGCATTGGACCAGGGCCTGATCTACACCCGGCTGGGAAACCCGTTGGGCACGGCGGAACTCGCCGCTCAACACGATTCCCCGGCCCGGGGCGCCACTTGGACACCAAAGATACGCTGA
- a CDS encoding class I adenylate-forming enzyme family protein codes for MSRHPLVQRIADVLDLQPESHALEYGGQWISWARVGASARRIAAVTEGAEVGMLLRNRPGHVAAFLGVLLGGGTVVVINPSRGDERTKTDVAGLRLPVIVGERDDLTRLVDAGAPTVTISGLLDGDDVSAPRAVDAGPPSGVAVRMLTSGTTGPPKRIDLGYDMLARSVMDAEPDRAPASVEPRRGVAIVNSPLVHIGGVFRVLQCITEARPFVLLERFELNAWAEAVRKHRPRAASLVPAALRTVLHSDLSRADLESLRAVTCGTAPLSADDADAFTEKYGVPVLTSYAATEFGGGVAGWTLSDHQRYWKTKRGSVGRANPGARLRVVAEDGTPLGPDEVGLLEVKPGQLGPAAQWMRTTDMARIDDDGFLWIVGRADQAIIRGGFKVMPDDVRAALESHPAVAGAAVIARPDERLGETPVAMVELRQPASADELVAYLRQRLARYEIPTEIAIVDALPRTPSGKADLGAVRGFFREPTMQRDHAR; via the coding sequence ATGTCGCGTCACCCATTGGTTCAACGCATCGCCGACGTGCTCGACCTCCAACCGGAGTCGCATGCCCTCGAGTATGGCGGCCAATGGATCTCCTGGGCTCGGGTCGGCGCATCGGCGCGACGCATCGCTGCCGTAACCGAGGGAGCGGAAGTCGGGATGCTGCTGCGCAACCGGCCGGGGCACGTCGCGGCGTTTCTGGGTGTGCTGCTCGGCGGTGGCACGGTCGTGGTCATCAACCCCTCGCGCGGTGACGAGCGCACCAAGACCGACGTTGCCGGGCTGCGGCTTCCCGTGATCGTCGGCGAGCGCGACGATCTGACGAGGCTGGTCGACGCGGGCGCGCCGACGGTTACGATCTCGGGCCTGCTGGACGGCGACGACGTTTCCGCGCCGCGCGCCGTCGACGCCGGTCCGCCGTCCGGTGTCGCCGTGCGCATGCTGACCAGCGGCACGACGGGCCCGCCGAAGCGAATCGACCTCGGCTACGACATGTTGGCGCGCAGCGTGATGGACGCCGAACCCGACCGCGCGCCGGCGTCGGTAGAGCCGCGCCGCGGCGTCGCGATCGTGAATTCGCCGCTGGTGCACATCGGCGGGGTGTTCCGCGTGTTGCAATGCATCACCGAGGCGAGGCCGTTCGTGCTGCTGGAACGATTCGAGCTCAACGCATGGGCCGAGGCGGTGCGCAAGCACCGGCCCCGCGCGGCGTCGCTGGTACCGGCCGCACTGCGCACGGTATTGCATTCCGACCTTTCGCGCGCCGACCTGGAGAGCCTTCGGGCCGTCACCTGCGGGACGGCGCCGCTGTCGGCCGACGATGCCGATGCCTTCACCGAGAAGTACGGCGTGCCGGTGTTGACCTCTTATGCGGCAACTGAATTCGGTGGCGGCGTCGCGGGCTGGACCCTTTCCGACCATCAGCGGTACTGGAAGACCAAGAGGGGCAGCGTCGGTCGGGCCAATCCGGGCGCTCGGCTCCGGGTGGTCGCCGAGGACGGAACACCGCTGGGCCCGGACGAGGTCGGCCTGCTAGAGGTCAAGCCGGGCCAGCTGGGGCCCGCCGCGCAATGGATGCGGACCACCGACATGGCGCGAATCGACGATGATGGCTTTCTCTGGATCGTCGGCCGCGCCGACCAGGCGATAATCCGCGGCGGCTTCAAGGTGATGCCCGACGACGTTCGCGCCGCTTTGGAAAGCCACCCCGCGGTGGCCGGTGCGGCCGTGATCGCCCGACCCGACGAGCGGCTCGGCGAGACGCCGGTCGCGATGGTCGAGCTCCGCCAGCCGGCGTCGGCCGACGAGCTGGTGGCGTATCTGCGCCAGCGACTGGCTCGCTACGAGATACCCACCGAAATCGCGATCGTCGACGCGCTCCCCCGAACACCTTCGGGGAAGGCCGATCTCGGTGCGGTTCGGGGCTTCTTCCGCGAGCCCACAATGCAGCGCGATCATGCTCGTTGA
- a CDS encoding class I adenylate-forming enzyme family protein has translation MLVESLTGAQILRHQARIRGDHPLLVCDDDRISYADADRRSAELARGLIALGAGKGTHVGLLYPNGPEFVVGMLAATRIGAVVVPFSTFVTARELREQLVDGDVSILLTAPSFRSHDYVQRLSEILPDADLGSRLLCAAAPQLRHVAVTHEAVYRLADSTDPALLTALEDDVAECDPLAIVYTSGSTSAPKGVVHTHGALLAHQQNLNEIRGLTSDDRLFCNSPFFWIGGLAFGLLATLLAGSTLVCSNATDAGATLDLLEAENPTITNGFTAGIAHLGDHPSFPARDLSSMRRGNLYPIMAPDARPADPELRHNMLGMTEAGSVVLIGDDESDQPEHRRGSFGRAAPGFETKVIDPDTAAVVPVGEIGELCLRGPYLMQRYHKRSREECFDADGWFHSGDLVRVDADKFVYFVGRRSAMIKTSGANVSAAEVEKAIGTVTGGAPAYVIGIPDVRRGQLVAAVVVRDGGTADFDGAALAERLRTELSAYKIPKRFVALCSAEVPLLSSGKVDMRQLRKLFDV, from the coding sequence ATGCTCGTTGAGTCGTTGACGGGCGCCCAGATCCTGCGGCATCAAGCCCGCATTCGCGGGGACCACCCGCTGCTGGTCTGCGACGATGACCGGATCAGCTACGCCGACGCTGATCGGCGCTCGGCTGAGCTGGCCCGCGGGTTGATCGCCCTCGGCGCCGGCAAGGGAACACATGTGGGCCTGCTCTATCCGAACGGACCCGAGTTCGTCGTCGGGATGCTGGCGGCGACCCGGATCGGTGCCGTGGTGGTCCCGTTCTCCACCTTCGTCACCGCCCGCGAGCTGCGCGAGCAACTGGTCGACGGCGACGTTTCAATCTTGTTGACTGCCCCCTCTTTTCGCTCTCACGATTACGTGCAGCGACTATCCGAGATCCTCCCGGACGCTGATCTCGGTTCCCGATTGCTGTGTGCCGCGGCACCCCAGCTGCGCCACGTCGCGGTCACTCACGAGGCGGTGTACCGGCTAGCCGATTCCACCGACCCCGCGCTCCTGACGGCGCTGGAAGATGACGTCGCAGAATGTGATCCGCTGGCGATCGTGTACACGTCGGGATCCACCAGCGCCCCGAAGGGAGTGGTGCACACCCACGGTGCCCTGCTCGCGCATCAGCAGAACCTCAACGAAATCCGGGGTCTGACTTCCGACGACCGATTGTTCTGCAATTCGCCGTTCTTCTGGATCGGCGGGCTGGCGTTCGGCCTGCTGGCGACCCTGCTGGCCGGATCGACCCTGGTGTGTTCCAACGCCACCGATGCGGGTGCGACGCTGGACCTGCTCGAGGCCGAAAATCCGACCATCACCAACGGGTTCACGGCGGGGATCGCCCACCTCGGCGACCACCCGAGCTTCCCTGCGCGCGATCTGTCGTCGATGCGGCGCGGCAACCTGTACCCGATCATGGCTCCCGACGCCCGCCCGGCCGATCCGGAACTGCGGCACAACATGCTGGGCATGACCGAGGCCGGCAGCGTCGTGCTGATCGGCGATGACGAGTCCGACCAACCCGAGCACCGGCGCGGCTCGTTCGGAAGGGCGGCACCGGGATTCGAGACCAAGGTCATCGATCCCGATACCGCGGCCGTCGTACCGGTCGGCGAGATCGGCGAACTGTGCCTGCGCGGGCCGTACCTGATGCAGCGCTACCACAAACGCAGCCGGGAAGAGTGTTTCGATGCCGACGGCTGGTTCCACAGCGGCGACCTGGTGCGCGTCGATGCCGACAAATTCGTCTATTTCGTCGGCCGGCGCAGCGCGATGATCAAAACGTCGGGCGCCAACGTCTCGGCGGCCGAAGTGGAGAAGGCCATCGGCACGGTCACCGGCGGAGCGCCGGCCTATGTGATCGGCATTCCCGACGTGCGGCGCGGTCAGCTCGTCGCGGCGGTGGTCGTGCGGGACGGCGGTACGGCGGATTTCGACGGCGCCGCGCTGGCCGAACGACTCCGAACGGAGCTGTCCGCGTACAAGATTCCCAAGCGCTTCGTCGCGCTGTGTAGTGCCGAGGTTCCGCTGCTGTCCAGTGGCAAGGTCGACATGCGACAACTCAGAAAGCTCTTCGATGTCTGA
- a CDS encoding class I adenylate-forming enzyme family protein, with protein sequence MSEPATGYTIDALVRSRVAQYGPKPMVIDPDSRTSYHELDNATTELAAVFIEAGVGKGTRVGLIMPNGTRWVRVAIALTRIGAVLVPLSTLLTAAELVAQLRVAAVQFLISVEEFRGHRYLDALQTAQQAELPALRQVWSIDRLDSAVASEAARNIVDAVTATVAPADPLVIMFTSGSSGSPKGVVHSHGNALGAVQSGLAARCITSETRLYLPMPFFWVGGFGSGILSVLLAGATLVTEEIPRPETTLKLLEGERVTLFRGWPDQAETLARHAGEAHAGLSALQAGSLQALLPPEQRAQPGARATLFGMTEAFGPYCGYPADTDMPATAWGSCGKPFAGMEIRIVDTDTGEPVAAGVTGMIHIRGPHTLRGICGRTREDLFTADGFYPTGDLGHLDEEGFLFYHGRSDDMFKASGATVYPSEVERALRAIDGIDNAFVTNVPGTTGDRVGAVVVCGDRALTTAQLRGSARALLSAFKVPTVWLLLDSDDEVPRGGTGKVDIRRLREMLADEAQGTRVQG encoded by the coding sequence ATGTCTGAGCCCGCAACCGGATACACCATCGATGCGTTGGTACGTTCCCGGGTGGCGCAATACGGCCCCAAACCGATGGTGATCGACCCGGACTCTCGAACCAGCTACCACGAGCTAGACAACGCCACAACGGAACTCGCCGCGGTCTTTATCGAAGCCGGCGTCGGCAAGGGTACCCGGGTAGGACTCATCATGCCCAACGGCACCCGCTGGGTGCGGGTCGCCATCGCCCTGACCCGCATCGGCGCGGTGCTGGTCCCGCTGAGCACCCTGCTGACGGCCGCGGAGCTGGTCGCGCAACTGCGAGTGGCCGCAGTACAGTTCCTGATCAGCGTCGAGGAATTCCGCGGCCACCGCTACCTCGACGCCCTGCAGACGGCGCAGCAAGCCGAACTCCCTGCGTTGCGCCAGGTTTGGTCGATCGACCGACTCGACAGCGCCGTCGCGAGCGAAGCTGCCCGCAACATCGTCGACGCCGTGACGGCGACCGTCGCGCCCGCCGACCCGCTGGTCATCATGTTCACCTCGGGCAGCAGCGGATCGCCCAAGGGAGTCGTCCATTCCCACGGCAACGCGTTGGGCGCCGTGCAGTCGGGCCTGGCGGCGCGTTGCATCACTTCCGAAACCCGCCTGTACCTGCCGATGCCATTCTTCTGGGTGGGCGGTTTCGGCAGCGGAATACTGTCCGTCCTGCTGGCCGGCGCCACCCTGGTGACCGAAGAAATACCTCGGCCGGAAACGACCCTGAAACTGCTGGAAGGCGAACGGGTCACGCTGTTTCGGGGCTGGCCGGACCAAGCCGAGACGTTGGCACGGCACGCCGGCGAGGCCCACGCTGGCCTCTCGGCTCTACAGGCGGGAAGCCTGCAGGCCCTGTTGCCTCCCGAGCAGCGCGCCCAACCCGGCGCGCGGGCCACGCTGTTCGGCATGACCGAGGCCTTCGGGCCGTACTGCGGCTATCCCGCCGACACCGACATGCCCGCGACCGCGTGGGGCAGTTGCGGAAAACCGTTCGCAGGCATGGAAATCCGCATTGTCGACACCGACACCGGCGAGCCCGTCGCGGCGGGCGTCACCGGCATGATCCACATCCGCGGACCGCACACGCTGCGCGGCATCTGCGGGCGGACCCGCGAGGACCTGTTCACCGCCGACGGCTTCTACCCCACCGGTGACCTCGGCCACCTCGACGAGGAGGGATTCCTGTTCTACCACGGGCGATCCGACGACATGTTCAAGGCCAGCGGGGCGACCGTCTACCCCAGCGAGGTCGAGCGCGCGCTGCGCGCGATCGACGGCATCGACAACGCCTTCGTCACCAATGTGCCCGGCACGACGGGTGATCGGGTGGGCGCGGTGGTGGTATGCGGCGATCGCGCACTGACTACCGCACAGCTGCGCGGCTCCGCACGTGCCCTGCTGAGCGCCTTCAAGGTCCCGACGGTCTGGCTGCTGCTGGATTCCGACGACGAGGTGCCGCGCGGCGGCACCGGCAAGGTCGACATCCGCCGACTGCGCGAGATGCTGGCCGACGAGGCTCAGGGAACCCGCGTCCAGGGCTGA
- a CDS encoding GntR family transcriptional regulator, whose translation MSVPDFAARPQLSEDVARIIRRRIFDGTYAAGSYVRLDQLAAELGISVTPVREALFALCAEGLINQQPRRGFAVLPVTGRDVTDVANVQAHVGGELAARAALNITDEQLRELKEVQAQLETAYAGDEHEHTVRLNHEFHRAINVAADSPKLAQLMSQITRYAPESVFPAIEGWPEQSMQDHRRILSALKKRDDKLARAAMSEHLAAGAVPLIDHLVARGVVVEAGPGSS comes from the coding sequence ATGAGCGTTCCGGATTTCGCTGCGCGGCCTCAACTTTCCGAGGACGTTGCGCGGATTATCCGCAGGCGGATATTCGACGGCACGTACGCCGCCGGATCGTACGTCCGGTTGGATCAATTGGCCGCGGAGTTGGGCATCAGTGTCACCCCGGTGCGTGAGGCGCTGTTCGCGCTGTGTGCCGAGGGCCTGATCAATCAGCAGCCGCGGCGCGGCTTTGCGGTGTTGCCGGTCACCGGACGCGACGTCACCGATGTGGCGAACGTGCAGGCGCACGTCGGTGGTGAATTGGCCGCGCGGGCGGCGCTCAACATCACCGACGAGCAGTTGCGCGAACTCAAGGAGGTCCAGGCGCAGCTGGAGACCGCCTACGCCGGCGACGAACACGAACACACCGTCCGGTTGAACCACGAATTCCACCGCGCGATCAATGTCGCGGCGGACTCGCCCAAGCTCGCCCAATTGATGTCACAGATCACCCGTTACGCCCCCGAATCGGTGTTTCCCGCGATCGAGGGCTGGCCCGAGCAATCGATGCAGGACCATCGGCGGATCCTGTCCGCCCTGAAAAAGCGCGACGACAAGCTCGCCCGCGCGGCCATGTCGGAACATCTTGCCGCCGGCGCGGTTCCATTGATCGACCACCTCGTTGCGCGTGGGGTGGTCGTCGAGGCCGGCCCCGGGTCTTCGTGA
- a CDS encoding acyl-CoA dehydrogenase family protein: MTKLAQTLGLTEIQTEIIATVRKFVEKEVIPHAAELERGDTYPQEIVDQMREMGLFGLMIPQEYGGLGESLLTYALCVEELARGWMSVSGVLNTHFIVAYMLRQHGTDEQKQRFLPRMAAGETRGAFSMSEPELGSDVAAIRTRARRNDDGTYTIDGQKMWLTNGATSTLVAVLVRTDEGSDKPHRNLTAFLVEKPVGFGEVVPGLRIPGKIDKLGYKGIETTEMIFDGYQAGADDVLGGTTGQGFFQMMDGIEVGRVNVSARACGVGIRAFELAVRYAQQRETFGKPIAEHQAIAFQLAEMATKVEAAHLMMVNAARLKDSGERNDVAAGMAKYLCSEYCTEVTQQSFRIHGGYGYSKEYEIERLMRDAPFLLIGEGTSEIQKNIISKRLLAEYQV; the protein is encoded by the coding sequence ATGACCAAACTCGCCCAGACCCTCGGACTGACCGAGATCCAGACCGAGATCATCGCCACCGTACGGAAATTCGTCGAGAAGGAAGTCATTCCGCACGCGGCCGAGCTCGAGCGCGGTGACACCTACCCTCAGGAAATCGTGGACCAGATGCGGGAGATGGGCCTGTTCGGCCTGATGATTCCGCAGGAGTACGGCGGGCTGGGGGAGTCGCTGCTCACCTACGCGCTGTGCGTCGAGGAGCTGGCGCGCGGCTGGATGAGCGTGTCCGGAGTGCTCAACACACACTTCATCGTGGCGTACATGCTGCGCCAGCACGGCACCGACGAGCAGAAGCAGCGGTTCCTGCCCCGCATGGCCGCCGGGGAGACCCGCGGCGCCTTCTCGATGTCGGAGCCGGAGCTGGGTTCCGACGTGGCCGCGATCCGCACCCGCGCCCGGCGCAACGACGACGGCACCTACACCATCGACGGCCAGAAGATGTGGCTGACCAACGGCGCCACCTCGACGCTGGTGGCGGTGCTGGTGCGCACCGACGAGGGCTCGGACAAACCGCACCGCAATCTCACGGCGTTCCTCGTCGAGAAGCCGGTCGGTTTCGGCGAAGTCGTTCCCGGCCTGCGGATCCCGGGCAAGATCGACAAGCTGGGCTACAAGGGCATCGAAACGACGGAGATGATTTTCGACGGCTATCAGGCCGGCGCCGACGACGTTCTTGGCGGCACCACGGGGCAGGGCTTCTTCCAGATGATGGACGGCATCGAGGTCGGCCGGGTCAACGTGTCGGCGCGCGCGTGCGGTGTCGGGATTCGCGCCTTCGAGCTCGCGGTGCGCTACGCCCAACAACGTGAGACCTTCGGCAAGCCGATCGCCGAGCATCAAGCCATCGCATTCCAATTGGCCGAGATGGCGACCAAAGTCGAAGCCGCACACCTGATGATGGTCAACGCGGCGCGCCTGAAGGATTCGGGGGAACGCAATGACGTGGCCGCCGGGATGGCCAAATACCTGTGCAGCGAGTACTGCACCGAGGTCACCCAACAGAGTTTCCGGATCCACGGCGGCTACGGCTACTCCAAGGAATACGAAATCGAGCGGCTGATGCGTGACGCGCCGTTCCTGCTGATCGGAGAGGGCACCAGCGAGATCCAGAAGAACATCATCAGCAAGCGACTGCTCGCCGAGTATCAGGTGTAA
- a CDS encoding CoA transferase: MTRSGLPLDGLTVVEVSSFVAAPLCGMTLSQLGAEVIRVDPVGGASDVQRWPLAADGTSIYWTGLNKGKRSATIDLRSPDGQELVQRLIIEGDGVVVTNAAGLSWLGHDVLTAKRPDVIHVQLLGRGDGSTGVDYTVNAGLGYPLVTGPADHAGAINHVLPAWDVCCGLYAALAVVTAVRHREQSGAGARISLALEDVALATAANLGLLTEPQVVGTQRERLGNAIYGQYGQDFTSSDGARFMVVTLTNRHFRDLLAVTGTDAAVSALAEALGADFGSEGDRYRYRDVLSGLFATWFGDHTADEITTALSGTTVLFERYRTFAEVAAGPKVTDNPMFSRLRQPGLGDYFAPGLPAAFDGTHPASAPAPALGADTADVLARLGLSATDIERLTNAKTIAC; the protein is encoded by the coding sequence ATGACCCGATCGGGGTTGCCGCTGGACGGCCTCACCGTGGTGGAGGTGTCGAGTTTCGTCGCCGCGCCACTGTGCGGCATGACGCTGAGTCAGCTTGGCGCGGAAGTCATTCGCGTCGACCCTGTCGGCGGCGCCTCCGACGTGCAACGGTGGCCGTTGGCGGCAGACGGCACCTCGATCTACTGGACCGGGCTGAACAAGGGAAAGCGCTCGGCCACCATCGATCTGCGCTCCCCGGACGGCCAGGAACTGGTCCAGCGGCTGATCATCGAGGGCGACGGCGTCGTCGTGACCAACGCCGCGGGCCTGTCCTGGCTCGGCCACGATGTCCTGACGGCCAAGCGCCCCGACGTGATTCACGTTCAATTGCTCGGGCGCGGTGACGGTTCCACCGGAGTGGACTACACGGTCAATGCGGGCCTCGGGTATCCGCTCGTCACCGGTCCGGCCGATCATGCCGGTGCGATCAATCACGTGCTGCCGGCCTGGGACGTGTGCTGCGGACTGTACGCCGCGCTGGCCGTCGTCACCGCCGTGCGCCACCGCGAACAGTCCGGGGCCGGGGCGCGGATCAGCCTGGCGCTGGAGGACGTGGCCCTGGCCACCGCCGCCAACCTCGGGCTGCTGACCGAGCCGCAAGTCGTGGGGACACAACGCGAACGGCTGGGCAACGCCATCTACGGCCAGTACGGGCAGGACTTCACCAGCAGCGACGGGGCCAGGTTCATGGTGGTTACGTTGACCAATCGGCACTTTCGCGACCTGCTCGCCGTGACCGGCACGGACGCCGCGGTGTCAGCCCTCGCCGAGGCGCTGGGCGCCGACTTCGGTTCCGAAGGCGACCGCTACCGCTACCGCGACGTGCTGTCGGGCCTGTTCGCCACCTGGTTCGGCGATCACACCGCCGACGAGATCACCACCGCCCTGTCCGGCACCACGGTGCTGTTCGAGCGGTACCGCACCTTCGCCGAGGTCGCAGCGGGACCGAAGGTCACTGACAATCCGATGTTTTCGCGATTGCGGCAGCCGGGTCTCGGCGACTACTTCGCCCCGGGCCTGCCTGCCGCGTTCGACGGTACCCATCCGGCCAGCGCGCCCGCGCCCGCCCTGGGGGCCGACACCGCCGACGTCCTGGCGCGTCTGGGCTTGAGCGCCACCGACATCGAGCGTCTGACGAACGCCAAGACCATCGCCTGCTGA